GATCCTGGGCAAAATGGCCAAGGCTGGCTGCAAGAGCATCGTGTACGGCATGGAGAGCTTCAACGACAAGGTCCTGCGCCTCATGCGCAAGTACTACACGCAGGACCTCGCGAAGCGCGTGCTGACCGACACGATCGCCGCCGGTATCGAGCCGATCATCAACATCATCTGCGGGTTCCCGGGCGAGGGCATCGAGGAATTCGAGGACACGTACAACTTCATCCGCGACCACCGCGAGATCATCGGGCAGGTCGCGTCGGTCTCTCCGTGCCTCATCAACCTGGGCAGCGAACTGTTCGACCGATGGGAAGAGTTCGGCGTCGTGTTCCCCGAAAACGACGGCAGCGTGAAGTGGTACACGCAGGACGGCACGAACACGTACGAGGAACGCCTGCGCCGCATGATGCTCGTGACCGAGTTGCTCGCGGGTCGCGACATGAACATCCACACCGTGAACATCTATGACAAGGGCGATCGCGACGTGCGCCTCGCGCGAGACGCGGTTGCGCGCGAAGCCGCGAAGAACGGGAAGTCGAGTGACGCGGTGATTGCGCCGGACGCGCAAAAGCCGCGGACGGAGCACGCACGGCCCGAACGCACGGATGCAGTGCTCGCATTGATGCCGCCGTGGGGGGTGAACTTTCCTCCGTTGGGGATCGCGTCGCTAGCGACCGCCACGCGCGAACGCGGCCATGGCGTGCTTGTGCGCGATCTCAATGTCGAGGCGTGGGCGTCGTGCGGGGAATACCTGCAAACCTGGTGGGAGCCGGAGAATCTGAAGTACTGGGCCCCGGGCGGGCGGCTCAACGAGATCAGCGCGTTCCTGGTGCCGCTCGTCTCCGAATTTGTGAACGAGGTCGCCGCCGCCAAGCCTTTAGTCGTGGGGCTTTCGACGAACGAGTCGAACATGCCCTTTGTCCTGCGCGTAGCGCGCCGGATTCGCGAGCGGTTGCCGAAAACGCTGATCGTCCTCGGCGGGCCGGGCATTGTCTGGCCGGTCGATCGCGATAAGTGGACGAACGAGGTGTTCGACGCGTACCTGATCGGCGAGGGCGAGGAGCACTTCCCCGCGCTGATCGAGGCGATCAAGGCCGGAACCGATCCGCGCGAGGTCGCCGGGGTCGAGTGGCGCGGTGACGAACGGCGCGTCATACCCGGCGCGGATCTGATCGTGCGCGATCTCGATGCACTGCCGACTCCGCTTTTCGATGACTTTCCGCTCGATCTTTACCGCACGCCGAAGATTCCGCTGACGATCGGGCGCGGCTGCCCGAACCGCTGCACGTTCTGCAATGACCCGAAGATCACGCCGAAGTATCGCTACCTTTCGGCTGAGAAGGTTGTGGCCCAAATCCGGCTGTATCAGGAGCGCTACCGCGCGCACGAGTTCCAGTTCAACGATCTCATCCTGAACGCGCACATCAAAAACGTCCGGCGCTTCGCGCAACTCGTGATCGAAGCGGGACTGCACATCGCGTATTCCAGCCAGGCGATCGCGAAAAAGAACCTCGATCAGCCGACGCTCGATCTGCTGGCGAAATCCGGCTGCACCAGCCTGGTGTTCGGCATCGAGAGCTTCTCCGACGCGGTGCTCGCCGCGATGAAGAAAGGCTACACCGCAGATGAAGCTCGCGGGGTGCTGGAGCGGTGCAAGGCGGCGGGCATTCAGGTCATCGTCAACCTCATTGTCGGCTTCCCCGGCGAGACGGATCTGGAACTCACCGAGACGATGGAGTTCCTGCGCCGAAACCGACATCTGATCGACGGCATCTCGGCGCTCTCGACCTGCATCGTGACGGCGCAATCCGATCTGGAGCGACACCCGGACAAGTACGGAATCGTGCTGCCGAAACCCGAGCATTGGTGCCAGTGGTACACGGTCGACGGCAAGAACACCTACGAGATCCGGGCAGAGCGCCTCGCGCGACTGACGACGCTGACCGAAGACCTCGGCCTGTCCCGGAACATGACGAACCGCTACCTCGAGGTCGTCCAGGCCGAGGGGGCGTGACGCCCGCGATTCGGCTCAAGTTCGACCGCGCATTCTCCGATGAATGAACCGGATGCAACACCTCCGACGCACCCGTCTCTACCTCGTTCGCCACGGCGCGACCCCGTACAACCTCGTCCATCAGATCGCCGGATCGACGGACGTGGAACTCGGCGACCAGGGCCGCGCGGATCTCGCTCGGCTTCGCGAGGCGCTGGACGCGGTCGCGCTGGACGCGGTGGTCGCCAGTCCGCAAAGACGCGCGGCGGAGACGGCCCGGATTTTGGTTGGGGGGCGCGGCCTGCCCGTCGTATGGGCGCCGGAACTTCGCGAACGCGATTTCGGACGATGGGAAGGTAGGACGTTTCAGGACATCATCGACGAGCAGCCCGACGGCGGCGCGTCGATCATGCGCGGACCTTTCGTCGCGAAATTCGACGTGGCGGAGAAGGACGGAGTCTTTGTTCCTCGGGTGCGTCGGGCAATCTTCGAGAAAATCATCGAACGTTTTCGGGACCGGGACGTGCTCGTCGTCAGCCACGCCGGCGTGCTGATGATGGCGACGGCGATCCTGCTCGGGCTCGACCCCACGACGGACTTCGCGACGTTTCGTATCGACAACGGCGGCGTCACGCGCATCGACTGGTACGACGGCGTACCGCACGTGGGATATCTCAATCGGCTTGTGAGCGTGTCGGGCGGCGTGTTATGACATGACCTCGCTCGCGGGGCGGGTTTTCCCGTGACCGCGCGGCGATGAACGCGAGTGGAGAATGGACCGAACGGTTATCGACAATATCCGCAAGTACGCGGTGAAACTGCGCAAGGACCCTGAGCAGAAGGTGCACGCGCCGCTCGCGGACGGCTATCGGCGCGTGGGACTCACCGGTGACGCCATGGACACCGCGTCTCGCGGGCTCGAGCTGTTTCCCAGTTACCTGCTGTGCCGCGAGGTGCTCGGCCGACTGCTGATGCGCATGGGCCGGCTCGCCGACGCGCGCGAGCAGCTCGAAAAAGTCCACGCGATCGTCAAGGACAACACCGAACTCAACCG
This genomic window from Deltaproteobacteria bacterium contains:
- a CDS encoding histidine phosphatase family protein codes for the protein MQHLRRTRLYLVRHGATPYNLVHQIAGSTDVELGDQGRADLARLREALDAVALDAVVASPQRRAAETARILVGGRGLPVVWAPELRERDFGRWEGRTFQDIIDEQPDGGASIMRGPFVAKFDVAEKDGVFVPRVRRAIFEKIIERFRDRDVLVVSHAGVLMMATAILLGLDPTTDFATFRIDNGGVTRIDWYDGVPHVGYLNRLVSVSGGVL